Proteins encoded by one window of Vidua chalybeata isolate OUT-0048 chromosome 8, bVidCha1 merged haplotype, whole genome shotgun sequence:
- the LOC128791869 gene encoding uncharacterized protein LOC128791869, translating into MAGRFLSLCKVFRRGKKKGPGAAPAQQPEEPEQSQTLQDDAALDRTQEREPTRGRFHRTLKMFRRFLRIRRRKTSVNEDVAITSTKTRETQGLTNTGTTPAPTMIPAPTMDFFKETAVPPQQRVPAKVKDIHQSLLSHVSADARLQRDIVRLAEEHPADVVLTLLRCAPTCDRAAAMMWRAIASSGPAVEKVLPTLLCVMENWPQHRMCTSDGDNEAVFALAATLVIWVIVPVYNKATIPFTGRLFVALLFHVAITTQQMPPEEVANFWRACREEQRLPSKPNRFAVQAMKALLYRLPSDKVVMAMERKRGWDTLLRAHTQHYAVGLLAREMRRVSILFCSCIAPHVLWHLSREEPCWDLPALAFLVEVLDCLDLSKCGGSVLNIMSGHLQSECSQRRRLALRGLVVPSKDPSMAGRMCSLSCSLLELLRDADGEVVSMSLRVLTNVLPHHGILRSSIIAPKLAEVLLLLFDHKNSHVQLLCIQLFCKLMELVVDEGKKPLKTIVNKSLYTLLIYCHDDNWHVAKASRETLHCAAKFLMRRDLEQLVEKEQLSKFVKCLLAEDGSRAAEHLRPNTEIHAKLALRAEELGSSSGSRQSVSQEQHQETLKSTSPLSAARAPGRADAGHNSCGFSPLPAST; encoded by the exons ATGGCGGGCAGATTTCTCAGCCTGTGCAAAGTGttcaggaggggaaaaaagaaaggccctggagctgccccagcacaacAGCCTgaagagccagagcagagccagaCACTGCAGGATG atgcagccCTGGACCGGACACAGGAGCGGGAACCCACCCGTGGCCGCTTCCACAGAACCCTGAAG ATGTTCCGGAGGTTCCTGCGCATTCGGCGTAGAAAGACCTCAGTGAATGAGGATGTGGCCATCACAAGCACCAAAACGAGGGAGACTCAGGGCCTCACAAATACTGGTACCACGCCTGCTCCAACTATGATTCCTGCTCCCACTATGGATTTTTTCAAAGAGACTGCTGTTCCTCCTCAGCAGCGG GTGCCAGCCAAGGTGAAGGACATCCACCAGAGTCTCCTGTCCCACGTCTCTGCGGATGCCAGGCTGCAAAGGGACATTGTGAGGCTGGCTGAAGAACACCCTGCTGACGTGGTGCTGACCCTCCTGCGCTGTGCCCCAACATGTGACAG agcagctgcaatgaTGTGGAGAGCCATAGCCTCATCGGGACCAGCAGTGGAGAAAGTGCTGCcaacactgctctgtgtgatgGAGAACTGGCCACAGCACAGAATGTGCACCTCCGATGGGGACAACGAGGCTGTttttgccctggct GCAACTCTGGTGATCTGGGTGATTGTGCCTGTGTACAACAAGGCGACGATCCCTTTTACTGGGCGATTGTttgtggctctgctcttccatgTTGCCATCACCACACAGCAGATGCCACCAGAGGAAGTTGCTAACTTCTGGAGAGCGTGCCGGGAGGAACAACGCCTTCCCAGCAAGCCCAACAG GTTTGCAGTGCAGGCCATGAAGGCTCTGCTCTACCGACTGCCGAGTGACAAGGTGGTGATGGCTATGGAGCGCAAGCGTGGCTGGGACACGCTGCTGCGTGCTCACACCCAGCACTATGCCgtgggtctgctggccag ggAGATGCGCCGTGTCTCGatccttttctgttcttgcaTCGCACCCCACGTGCTCTGGcacctcagcagggaggagccatgctgggatctgcctgccctggcattCCTTGTGGAG gtcctGGATTGCCTGGACTTGAGTAAATGTGGTGGCAGCGTCCTGAACATCATGTCAGGGCACCTCCAGAGTGAATGCAGTCAGAGGCGTCGCCTGGCACTCAGAGGCCTCGTGGTGCCCAGCAAGGATCCCTCGATG GCCGGAAGGATGTGCAGTCTGTCTTGCAGccttctggagctgctgagggatgcAGATGGAGAGGTGGTCAGCATGAGCCTCCGTGTGCTCACGAATGTGCTCCCGCACCACGGCATCCTGCGATCCAGCATCATTGCCCCAAAGCTGGCTgaggtgctcctgctgctctttgacCAC AAAAACAGCCACGTGCAGTTGCTCTGCATTCAGCTCTTCTGTAAGCTGATGGAATTGGTAGTGGATGAGGGGAAAAAGCCCCTGAAGACAATTGTGAACAAGAGCCTGTACACACTTTTAATCTACTGCCATGATGACAACTGGCACGTGGCAAAG gcctcTCGGGAAACGCTGCATTGTGCGGCCAAGTTCCTGATGAGGAGAGATCTCGAACAGCtggtggagaaggagcagctgtcaAAGTTTGTCAAGTGCCTG ctggcagaggacGGGAGCCGAGCAGCAGAGCACCTGCGCCCTAACACTGAAATTCACGCCAAGTTAGCCCTAAGAGCTGAAGAACTGGGGTCATCCTCTGGATCCAGGCAATCAGTGTCCCAAGAACAGCACCAGGAGACACTGAAGAGCA